The Flavobacterium sp. 123 genome contains a region encoding:
- a CDS encoding low molecular weight phosphatase family protein, translating to MSIKTIVFKEIENEIRVLNFENISEERKNILQPLIDFIQDKVSNEQEVRLNLICTHNSRRSHLSQVWAQTIAAYFDIKNVFCYSGGTEATALFPVVAETLKQSGFKIKTIAEGNNPIYSIKYSDNEHPIIGFSKTYDDAFNPQSEFAAIMTCSQADGGCPFISGAEKRIPITFDDPKAFDNTPQQAEKYKERSLQIATEMVYVFSQIKK from the coding sequence ATGTCAATTAAAACAATCGTATTCAAGGAAATAGAAAATGAAATTCGTGTTCTTAATTTTGAAAATATTTCAGAAGAACGTAAAAACATACTTCAGCCTCTTATTGATTTTATTCAAGATAAAGTGTCTAATGAACAAGAAGTTAGGCTTAATTTAATTTGTACTCATAATTCTAGACGTAGTCATTTGTCACAAGTATGGGCGCAAACAATTGCTGCTTATTTTGACATTAAAAATGTTTTTTGTTATTCAGGAGGAACGGAAGCGACTGCTTTATTTCCTGTTGTAGCAGAGACATTGAAACAATCAGGATTTAAAATTAAAACTATTGCCGAAGGAAATAATCCGATTTACTCCATAAAATATAGTGATAATGAACATCCTATTATTGGATTTTCAAAAACGTATGACGATGCATTTAATCCGCAAAGTGAATTTGCAGCCATAATGACTTGCTCGCAAGCGGATGGTGGTTGTCCATTTATTTCTGGGGCTGAAAAGCGTATTCCAATAACTTTTGACGACCCCAAAGCATTTGATAATACTCCTCAACAAGCAGAAAAATACAAAGAGCGTAGTTTACAAATTGCTACTGAAATGGTTTATGTTTTCTCACAAATAAAAAAATAA
- a CDS encoding DUF6428 family protein gives MKLSQVKNILATAETVNFQLPDGTFVPEHFHVTEVGLITKNFIDCGGVVRKETVVNFQLWNANDFEHRLKPQKLNNIIALSEKVLGIEDFEIEVEYQGETIGKYDLDFNGKDFVLVNKQTTCLAQDQCGIPQEKPKVKLSDINKATSCCGPNSSCC, from the coding sequence ATGAAATTATCTCAAGTAAAAAACATTTTAGCTACGGCAGAAACAGTTAATTTTCAATTACCTGATGGCACTTTTGTACCAGAGCATTTTCACGTAACGGAAGTTGGTTTAATTACTAAAAACTTTATAGATTGTGGGGGAGTTGTTCGAAAAGAAACGGTTGTGAATTTTCAATTATGGAATGCTAATGATTTTGAACACCGTTTAAAACCGCAAAAATTAAATAATATAATTGCACTATCTGAAAAGGTTTTGGGGATTGAGGACTTTGAAATAGAAGTAGAATATCAAGGAGAAACCATTGGTAAATACGATTTGGATTTTAATGGAAAGGATTTTGTTTTGGTAAACAAGCAAACTACATGTTTAGCTCAGGATCAGTGTGGGATTCCTCAAGAAAAGCCAAAAGTAAAATTATCAGATATAAATAAAGCAACTAGTTGTTGTGGTCCAAACAGTAGCTGTTGTTAA
- a CDS encoding helix-turn-helix transcriptional regulator, with the protein MGITKSDCFTEQQNELSVLTKALGHPARIAIIEYLLKVDSCICGDIVNELPLAQPTVSQHLKELKNAGLIKGNIEGTSICYCINETGFEKIKSFFQLVSNHLEKNKKECC; encoded by the coding sequence ATGGGAATAACTAAATCAGATTGCTTTACTGAACAACAAAATGAGTTGTCGGTACTTACAAAAGCACTAGGTCATCCGGCTAGAATTGCCATTATTGAATATTTATTAAAAGTTGATAGTTGTATTTGTGGAGACATTGTAAACGAATTGCCATTAGCCCAACCAACAGTCTCTCAGCATTTAAAGGAACTTAAAAATGCGGGTTTGATAAAAGGGAATATTGAGGGTACAAGTATTTGTTATTGTATTAATGAAACTGGTTTTGAAAAAATAAAAAGCTTTTTTCAGCTTGTTTCAAATCATTTGGAGAAAAATAAAAAGGAATGTTGTTAA
- a CDS encoding YceI family protein translates to MKKIIIVSFCFFIVNVIFSQKMMTRSGEIKFEASMPAFEEIAAKNNTVSCILDESNGDFVALALVKAFKFKAPLMEEHFNENYLESSVFPKSTFKGKIIGFDSSKLSSKKNIYDLEGDLTLHGVTKKIKAKMVIFINSDKVIVSSDIIVKPQDYNIEIPNLVKNKIAENVKVSINFVLQQK, encoded by the coding sequence ATGAAAAAAATAATTATAGTTAGTTTCTGTTTTTTTATAGTAAATGTTATTTTTTCTCAAAAAATGATGACTCGTTCTGGAGAAATAAAATTTGAAGCTTCAATGCCTGCTTTTGAGGAAATAGCGGCCAAAAACAATACAGTTTCATGTATTCTAGATGAGTCAAACGGTGATTTTGTTGCTTTGGCATTAGTGAAAGCATTTAAATTTAAAGCACCCTTGATGGAAGAGCATTTTAATGAAAATTATCTTGAATCATCCGTTTTTCCTAAGTCAACTTTTAAAGGAAAAATTATTGGGTTTGATTCTTCAAAGTTGTCTTCGAAAAAAAATATATATGATTTAGAGGGTGATTTGACATTGCACGGAGTCACTAAAAAGATTAAAGCCAAAATGGTGATCTTTATAAATTCGGACAAAGTGATTGTTTCAAGTGATATTATCGTAAAGCCTCAAGATTACAATATTGAAATACCTAATCTCGTTAAAAATAAGATTGCCGAGAATGTCAAAGTATCAATTAACTTTGTGCTTCAACAAAAATAA
- a CDS encoding cytochrome c → MKKVNIFLMFFSVLFMVSCESNSTQDISVVVANPTYVSNIGPIFNTKCAGCHSSNGQNPALNNYENVKSAYINGKVLCKIEGSCGSIMPPGAKLPQATIDMIKAWAVNGYVNQ, encoded by the coding sequence ATGAAAAAAGTAAATATATTTTTGATGTTTTTTAGTGTTTTATTTATGGTTTCTTGTGAATCAAATTCAACCCAAGATATTTCAGTTGTAGTAGCAAATCCTACGTATGTTTCTAATATAGGGCCTATATTTAATACAAAATGTGCAGGTTGTCACTCTTCAAATGGTCAAAATCCAGCATTGAATAATTACGAAAATGTTAAATCGGCTTATATTAATGGTAAGGTGTTGTGTAAAATTGAGGGATCTTGTGGTTCTATAATGCCTCCAGGAGCTAAATTGCCACAAGCAACAATCGATATGATTAAAGCATGGGCTGTAAATGGTTATGTAAATCAATAA
- a CDS encoding DUF5777 family beta-barrel protein has translation MKNFLGFVFVFFIVGNVFAQDDLLNQLDTIKSNEKQVETASFKGLQICNMQSTKLPAKGEWYMVVSHRFGDLTNGLTNFFGFDNALTKIGGIYGVTNWLSLGASRQTYNKTYEMTAKYKLANQEENGFPVTIVGYNTMDINSALKKDASTPGLKFSNRLAYTTQILISRKISKKLSVELAPIYVHKNLYDGILDQKDLLLVGAGARYKLTKRLSANLEYAARANLPEGFVSTYHNPLSVGLDIETGGHVFQLVVSNSQPMNDVAVFSNATGKWNGGSLYFGFNMYRVF, from the coding sequence ATGAAAAACTTTCTAGGTTTTGTATTTGTGTTTTTTATTGTTGGAAATGTCTTTGCGCAAGATGATTTATTAAATCAATTAGACACAATTAAGTCTAATGAAAAACAAGTAGAAACAGCTTCTTTTAAAGGGTTGCAAATTTGTAATATGCAATCGACTAAGTTGCCTGCAAAAGGCGAATGGTATATGGTTGTTTCCCATAGATTTGGTGATTTGACTAATGGGTTGACTAATTTTTTTGGCTTTGATAATGCTTTAACAAAAATTGGAGGAATTTATGGAGTCACAAATTGGTTGTCATTAGGAGCTTCTAGGCAAACTTATAACAAAACGTATGAAATGACGGCTAAATATAAATTAGCTAATCAAGAAGAAAATGGCTTTCCAGTAACTATTGTTGGTTATAATACTATGGATATCAATAGTGCATTAAAAAAAGATGCTTCTACGCCTGGATTGAAATTTAGTAATAGGTTAGCTTATACTACTCAAATATTAATTTCAAGAAAAATTTCAAAAAAATTATCAGTAGAACTTGCTCCGATTTATGTTCATAAAAATTTGTATGATGGAATTTTAGATCAAAAAGATTTATTGCTTGTTGGTGCTGGAGCAAGATATAAATTAACTAAAAGATTGAGTGCAAATCTTGAATATGCAGCGAGAGCAAACTTACCAGAAGGATTTGTTTCTACATACCACAATCCTCTTTCTGTAGGGCTTGATATAGAAACTGGAGGACACGTTTTTCAATTAGTAGTGTCTAACAGTCAGCCTATGAATGATGTGGCTGTTTTTTCGAATGCTACAGGGAAATGGAACGGAGGAAGTTTGTATTTTGGATTTAATATGTATAGAGTTTTTTAA
- a CDS encoding acetyl-CoA C-acyltransferase — translation MNKRVVIVSAVRTPIGSFMGGLSTVTAPKLGAIAIKGALEKIQLDPNLVNEVFMGNVVQAGVGQAPARQAALFAGLPNNVACTTVNKVCASGMKAVMFGAQAIMCGDAEIVVAGGMENMSLIPHYMHLRNGVKFGPGTMIDGMQKDGLTDAYDNSAMGVCADLCASEYNISREEQDQFAIQSYQRSSKAWESGKFNNEIIPVPVPQRKGDPIIISKDEEFTNVNLDKIPSLNPVFTKEGTVTAANASTINDGAAAVVLMSEEKAIALGLKPLAYIKSYADAAQEPKWFTTSPALAIPLALKKANLSIEDVNYFEFNEAFAVVGLANAKILKLDNDKVNVNGGAVSLGHPLGCSGVRIIVTLLNVLEQNNAKIGAAAICNGGGGASAIIIEKA, via the coding sequence ATGAACAAAAGAGTCGTTATTGTTTCTGCCGTTAGAACACCTATCGGAAGTTTTATGGGAGGATTATCTACTGTTACCGCTCCAAAATTAGGTGCAATAGCTATAAAAGGTGCTTTGGAGAAAATACAGTTAGATCCAAACTTAGTTAATGAAGTCTTTATGGGGAATGTTGTTCAAGCTGGTGTAGGACAAGCTCCTGCAAGACAAGCCGCTTTATTTGCTGGCCTTCCTAATAATGTTGCCTGTACTACTGTTAATAAAGTATGCGCCTCAGGAATGAAAGCAGTGATGTTTGGAGCGCAAGCAATCATGTGTGGTGATGCTGAGATTGTTGTTGCTGGCGGTATGGAAAACATGAGTTTAATCCCTCATTACATGCACCTGAGAAATGGCGTTAAATTTGGACCTGGAACAATGATTGACGGCATGCAGAAAGACGGACTTACCGATGCCTATGATAATAGCGCTATGGGAGTTTGTGCTGACTTATGTGCATCTGAATACAATATATCAAGAGAAGAACAAGATCAGTTCGCAATTCAATCCTATCAACGTTCTTCAAAAGCATGGGAATCTGGGAAATTCAATAACGAAATCATTCCTGTACCTGTCCCACAAAGAAAAGGAGATCCAATCATAATTTCAAAAGACGAAGAATTTACGAATGTAAATCTAGATAAAATCCCTTCTTTAAATCCTGTATTTACAAAAGAAGGAACAGTAACAGCAGCAAATGCTTCAACAATCAATGATGGAGCGGCAGCAGTTGTTCTAATGAGCGAAGAAAAAGCAATTGCACTTGGCTTAAAACCATTAGCGTATATAAAATCATATGCTGATGCTGCTCAAGAACCTAAATGGTTCACAACAAGCCCTGCGCTTGCTATACCATTGGCTTTGAAAAAAGCGAATCTTTCTATTGAAGACGTAAATTATTTTGAATTTAACGAAGCTTTTGCTGTTGTTGGATTAGCCAATGCAAAAATCCTTAAATTAGACAATGATAAAGTAAATGTAAATGGAGGAGCTGTTTCTTTAGGTCATCCATTAGGATGCTCTGGAGTTAGAATCATCGTGACATTACTAAATGTTTTGGAACAAAATAATGCCAAAATTGGAGCTGCTGCTATTTGTAATGGTGGCGGTGGAGCTTCAGCAATTATCATTGAAAAAGCATAA
- a CDS encoding C40 family peptidase → MFGICNLAIIPLRFEPSDKSEIVSQVLFGEHFEILEKFNQWSRIKMQYDDYEGWVDSKQYQLISEANYKQLSQDAIILNADLIEYITGPNNLLLPIPLAASLSFLNYNDINTASFDFEGTKISGVKSKSAIINSAFMYLNAPYLWGGKTPFGIDCSGFTQMVYKLNGYKLLRDASQQAKQGEALSFIEESEPGDLAFFDNEEGNIIHVGIIMENNYIIHASGKVRIDRLDHLGIYNGDINKHTHKLRVIKKII, encoded by the coding sequence ATGTTTGGAATTTGTAATCTAGCCATAATACCTCTGAGATTTGAACCCAGTGACAAAAGCGAAATTGTATCTCAAGTTTTGTTTGGCGAACATTTTGAAATTTTAGAAAAATTCAATCAATGGTCTCGAATCAAAATGCAATATGACGACTATGAAGGCTGGGTGGATTCGAAACAATATCAATTAATTTCTGAAGCAAATTACAAACAGCTATCACAAGATGCTATTATTTTAAATGCTGATTTGATAGAATACATAACAGGGCCAAACAATTTATTATTACCTATTCCGCTAGCAGCCTCTTTATCATTTTTAAATTATAATGATATAAATACCGCTAGCTTTGACTTTGAAGGAACAAAAATTAGTGGTGTAAAGAGCAAAAGCGCTATTATTAATTCCGCTTTTATGTATCTGAATGCTCCTTATTTATGGGGAGGAAAAACACCTTTCGGAATTGATTGTTCAGGTTTTACCCAAATGGTTTACAAACTAAATGGTTACAAACTACTTAGAGATGCTTCTCAACAAGCAAAACAAGGAGAAGCATTGAGTTTTATTGAAGAAAGCGAGCCTGGTGATTTAGCTTTTTTTGACAACGAAGAAGGGAATATCATACACGTAGGTATCATCATGGAAAACAACTATATCATTCATGCCAGCGGTAAAGTTCGTATAGATAGACTTGATCATTTAGGAATTTATAATGGAGATATAAATAAACACACCCACAAGCTTCGAGTTATTAAAAAAATTATATAA
- a CDS encoding tetratricopeptide repeat protein, with product MKSKYVMLASAMLISVATFAQKDQIKAAEKAFKGGNSQEAVTILQGAESVMANATDAEKAQFFFVQGNSLLDLANKKVDTDKNLSLAAKSFQDLIAVEKASEKLKYSTQAATSVAEIKYKLINNAIEDSKVDKHAESAKKLYDAYLLDKKDTINLYYAASTYVNAKEYTTAFKLYDELKNLNYSGKGVLYMAVNKMSGEENSYATAQERDRYVKIGTHEKPRTEVIPSKRGEIYKNMALILVEQGKTEEAKKSISDARKANPDDTSLTLTEANLYLETKDFDTYKKLIAEVLEKSPNDPDLVFNLGVLSYNAKNNADAEKYYLRAIQIKPDYVNAYLNLAILKLDADKKLFDEIQKLGNSEKDNKRYEVLKKQREVVFKDALPFLEKATELDPANKEVKSTLLSVYRALEMTDKAKELKAKM from the coding sequence ATGAAAAGTAAATATGTAATGCTAGCGTCAGCGATGTTGATCTCAGTAGCTACTTTTGCTCAAAAAGATCAAATCAAAGCAGCTGAAAAAGCATTTAAAGGAGGTAATTCTCAAGAAGCAGTAACAATTCTTCAAGGAGCAGAGTCAGTGATGGCTAATGCAACAGATGCTGAAAAAGCACAGTTTTTCTTTGTACAAGGAAATTCTTTGTTGGATTTAGCGAATAAAAAAGTTGATACTGACAAAAATCTTTCGCTTGCAGCAAAATCATTTCAAGATTTAATTGCAGTTGAAAAAGCTTCTGAAAAATTAAAATATTCTACTCAGGCAGCTACTTCAGTTGCAGAGATAAAATATAAATTAATCAATAATGCAATAGAAGATTCTAAAGTTGATAAACATGCTGAAAGTGCAAAAAAATTGTATGATGCTTATTTATTGGATAAAAAAGACACTATAAATTTATATTACGCAGCTTCAACTTATGTGAATGCAAAAGAGTATACCACTGCATTTAAATTATATGATGAGTTGAAAAACCTTAATTATTCAGGTAAAGGGGTTTTATATATGGCTGTAAATAAAATGTCAGGTGAAGAGAATTCTTATGCAACTGCACAAGAAAGAGATAGATATGTAAAAATTGGGACTCACGAAAAACCTAGAACCGAAGTAATTCCTTCAAAAAGAGGAGAGATTTATAAAAATATGGCTTTAATTTTGGTTGAACAAGGAAAAACCGAAGAAGCTAAAAAATCAATCTCTGATGCTAGAAAAGCAAATCCAGATGATACTTCATTGACTTTGACAGAAGCTAATTTGTATTTAGAAACTAAAGACTTTGATACCTATAAAAAATTAATTGCTGAAGTTTTGGAAAAAAGTCCAAATGATCCAGATTTAGTTTTTAATTTAGGAGTATTGAGCTATAATGCAAAAAATAATGCAGATGCCGAAAAATACTATTTGAGAGCAATCCAAATCAAACCAGACTACGTTAATGCATATCTTAATCTAGCAATTCTTAAATTAGATGCGGACAAAAAACTTTTTGATGAGATTCAAAAATTAGGAAACTCTGAAAAAGACAACAAACGTTATGAGGTTCTTAAAAAACAAAGAGAAGTTGTTTTTAAAGATGCATTGCCATTTTTAGAAAAAGCAACAGAATTAGATCCTGCTAATAAAGAAGTGAAATCTACTTTGTTAAGCGTTTATAGAGCTTTAGAAATGACTGATAAAGCAAAAGAATTGAAAGCAAAAATGTAA
- the gyrA gene encoding DNA gyrase subunit A, which produces MSEGEKLIPINIEDEMKSAYIDYSMSVIVSRALPDVRDGLKPVHRRVLYGMYDLGVTSKSAHKKSARIVGEVLGKYHPHGDTSVYDAMVRMAQEWSLRYLLVDGQGNFGSVDGDSPAAMRYTEARMRKISEEIMADIEKETVDFQLNFDDTLYEPKVMPTRVPTLLINGATGIAVGMATNMPPHNLTEVINGTLAYIDNNEIEIDELITHIKAPDFPTGGIIYGYEGVREAFKTGRGRIVMRAKVGFEEVDGRECIIVTEIPYQVNKADMIKRTADLVNDKKIDGIANIRDESDRNGMRIVYILKRDATPNVVLNTLYKFTQLQSSFSVNNIALVKGRPQMLNLKDMIHYFVEHRHDVVIRRTRFELRKAEERAHILEGLIIASDNIDEVIALIKASKNTEEAREKLIERFKLSDIQARAIVEMRLRQLTGLEQDKLRAEYDEIMKLIEHLRALLADVNLRTALIKEELAEIRDKYGDERRSLIEYSGGDVSIEDLIADENVVITISHAGYIKRTNLSEYKTQNRGGVGQKSAGTRDQDFLEHMFVATNHQYMMFFTQKGKCFWMRVYEIPEGSKTAKGRAIQNLVNIESDDKVKAFICTQDLKDKDYINSHNLVMVTKKGQVKKTSLEKYSKPRVNGVAAITIKEGDELLEAKLTNGESQIILAVKSGKLVRFEETKTRPMGRTASGVRGITLKDDTDEVIGMVTVNDMNSEILVVAENGYGKRSSLDEYRITNRGGKGVKTLNITEKTGKLISINAVTDADDLMIINKSGLTIRMAVEDLRVMGRATQGVKLINIKGNDSIAAVTKVMKDDVAEVVVDEDGNVIESEAIERVKPVLEVLEDDGVVEDEDEDDEVLEDEDSEEEDDSDDEA; this is translated from the coding sequence ATGTCTGAAGGAGAAAAGTTAATTCCTATTAACATAGAAGATGAAATGAAATCAGCTTACATCGATTATTCGATGTCAGTAATTGTATCAAGAGCGCTTCCAGATGTTAGAGATGGCTTGAAACCAGTACATCGAAGAGTACTATACGGGATGTATGATTTAGGAGTAACTTCAAAATCTGCCCATAAAAAATCTGCAAGAATTGTCGGAGAAGTTTTAGGTAAGTATCACCCACACGGAGATACATCAGTTTATGATGCTATGGTGCGTATGGCACAAGAATGGAGTTTACGTTATTTATTGGTAGACGGACAAGGTAACTTTGGTTCTGTTGATGGAGATAGTCCAGCAGCAATGCGTTATACTGAAGCTAGAATGCGTAAGATTTCGGAAGAAATAATGGCAGACATTGAAAAAGAAACGGTTGATTTTCAGTTGAATTTTGACGATACGTTATATGAGCCAAAAGTAATGCCTACAAGAGTTCCTACCTTATTAATTAATGGTGCAACAGGAATAGCGGTGGGTATGGCTACAAATATGCCTCCTCATAACCTTACGGAGGTTATCAATGGTACATTAGCTTATATAGATAATAATGAAATTGAGATTGATGAATTAATCACTCATATAAAAGCACCAGATTTTCCAACAGGTGGGATTATTTACGGATACGAAGGTGTTCGTGAAGCATTCAAAACAGGTCGTGGTCGTATAGTAATGCGTGCTAAAGTTGGTTTTGAAGAAGTTGATGGTAGAGAATGTATTATTGTTACTGAAATTCCTTATCAAGTTAACAAAGCAGATATGATTAAACGTACTGCTGATTTAGTTAATGATAAGAAAATAGATGGAATAGCAAACATTCGTGATGAGTCTGATAGAAACGGTATGCGTATCGTTTACATCTTGAAACGTGATGCTACACCTAATGTTGTTTTAAACACACTTTACAAGTTTACACAATTACAATCTTCTTTTAGTGTAAATAATATTGCATTAGTGAAAGGACGTCCTCAAATGCTGAATCTGAAAGATATGATTCACTATTTTGTTGAACACCGTCATGATGTGGTTATTCGTAGAACAAGATTCGAATTAAGAAAAGCCGAAGAAAGAGCACATATTTTAGAAGGATTAATTATTGCTTCAGATAATATTGATGAAGTAATAGCTCTAATTAAAGCTTCGAAAAACACAGAAGAAGCTAGAGAAAAATTGATTGAAAGATTTAAATTATCTGATATTCAAGCTCGTGCTATAGTTGAAATGCGTTTGCGTCAATTAACAGGTCTTGAACAAGATAAGTTAAGAGCGGAGTACGATGAAATTATGAAGTTAATTGAGCATTTAAGAGCTTTATTAGCAGATGTTAATTTAAGAACAGCTTTGATTAAAGAAGAACTTGCTGAAATTCGTGATAAATATGGAGATGAGCGTCGTTCATTGATTGAATATTCTGGAGGTGATGTGAGCATTGAAGATTTAATTGCTGATGAAAATGTGGTAATTACAATATCACACGCGGGTTATATTAAGAGAACAAACTTGTCTGAATATAAAACTCAAAATAGAGGAGGAGTTGGTCAAAAAAGTGCAGGAACAAGAGATCAAGATTTCTTAGAGCATATGTTTGTGGCTACAAACCACCAATATATGATGTTCTTTACTCAAAAAGGAAAATGTTTCTGGATGCGTGTGTATGAAATCCCAGAAGGAAGTAAAACTGCAAAAGGAAGAGCAATTCAGAATCTTGTAAACATTGAAAGCGATGATAAAGTAAAAGCATTCATTTGTACTCAAGATCTTAAAGACAAGGATTATATTAACAGTCATAATTTAGTTATGGTAACTAAAAAAGGACAGGTTAAGAAAACATCTTTAGAGAAATACTCTAAACCTCGTGTTAATGGAGTTGCTGCAATTACTATTAAAGAAGGAGATGAACTATTAGAAGCAAAATTAACTAATGGGGAAAGCCAAATTATCTTAGCAGTAAAATCAGGTAAATTAGTTCGTTTTGAAGAAACTAAAACCCGTCCAATGGGAAGAACTGCTTCTGGAGTTCGTGGAATTACTTTAAAAGACGATACGGATGAAGTAATTGGTATGGTTACTGTAAACGATATGAACAGTGAAATTCTTGTAGTTGCAGAAAACGGATATGGAAAACGTTCAAGCCTTGACGAATACAGAATTACAAATCGTGGTGGTAAAGGAGTTAAGACTTTAAATATTACTGAAAAAACAGGAAAACTAATTTCTATTAACGCAGTTACTGATGCAGATGATTTAATGATTATCAACAAATCTGGATTGACTATTAGAATGGCAGTTGAAGACTTAAGAGTTATGGGTAGAGCTACTCAAGGAGTAAAACTAATCAACATAAAAGGAAATGATTCTATTGCTGCAGTTACTAAAGTTATGAAAGACGATGTCGCTGAAGTAGTAGTTGATGAGGATGGAAATGTTATCGAATCAGAAGCTATCGAAAGAGTAAAACCAGTACTTGAAGTACTTGAAGATGATGGAGTAGTTGAAGACGAGGATGAGGATGATGAAGTTCTTGAAGATGAGGATTCTGAAGAGGAAGATGATTCTGATGATGAAGCATAA